One Brassica napus cultivar Da-Ae chromosome C4, Da-Ae, whole genome shotgun sequence genomic region harbors:
- the LOC111205434 gene encoding potassium transporter 1-like: MNQSPSLIEQGISRQHLKKTVSCVNVLTLAYQSLGVIYGDLSTSPLYVYKTTFSGKLSLHEDDEEIFGVFSFIFWTFTLIALFKYVFIVLSADDNGEGGTFALYSLLCRYAKLRVLPNHQEMDEKLSTYATGSPGETRQSAAVKSFFEKHPKSQKGLLIFVLLGTCMAIGDSVLTPTISVLSAVSGVKLKIPQLHENYVVIISCIILVAIFSVQRFGTHRVAFIFAPISTAWLLSISSIGVYNTIKWNPHIVSALSPVYMYKFLRNTGVEGWVSLGGVVLSITGVETMFADLGHFSSLSIKVAFSFFVYPCLILAYMGEAAFLSKHHEDIQRSFYKAIPEPVFWPVFIIATFAAVIGSQAVISATFSIISQCCALDCFPRVKIIHTSSKIHGQIYIPEVNWMLMCLCLAVTVGLRDTNMIGHAYGLAVTSVMLVTTCLMSLVMAIVWKQKAITVLAFLLCFGSVELLYFSSCVYKIPEGGWIPILLSLTFMSVMYIWNYGTTKKHEFDVENKVSIDRIVALGPSIGMVRVPGIGLVYTNLVTGVPAVFGHFVTNLPAFHRVLVFVCVKSVQVPYVGEEERFVISRVGPKEYGMFRSVVRYGYRDVPREMYDFESRLVSAIVEFVETEPGTEEGCDSLRMRKEETLEIMEAKEAGVAYILGQSYAKAKQSSSVLKKLAVDVVFAFMSTNCRGTDVVLNVPHTSLLEVGMVYYV, encoded by the exons ATGAACCAATCACCCTCTCTAATCGAACAGGGAATCTCTCGACAG CACTTGAAGAAGACTGTTTCATGTGTCAATGTTCTGACTTTGGCTTACCAAAGCCTTGGAGTGATCTATGGTGATCTAAGCACATCGCCTCTCTATGTATACAAAACCACTTTCTCTGGGAAACTAAGTCTCCATGAAGACGATGAAGAGATCTTTGGAGTGTTCTCTTTCATCTTCTGGACCTTCACACTCATCGCTCTCTTCAAATACGTTTTCATTGTTCTATCAGCAGATGACAATGGAGAAGGTGGAACATTTGCGTTGTACTCGCTTCTCTGCAGATATGCGAAGCTAAGAGTGTTACCAAATCATCAAGAAATGGATGAGAAGCTGTCAACATATGCAACGGGAAGCCCTGGAGAGACTCGGCAGAGCGCAGCGGTTAAATCATTCTTTGAGAAGCACCCTAAATCTCAAAAGGGTCTGTTGATCTTTGTGCTTTTAGGGACGTGTATGGCCATTGGTGATAGTGTCCTCACTCCAACAATCTCAG TTCTTTCAGCTGTTTCTGGAGTCAAGCTCAAGATTCCACAACTTCACGAGA ATTATGTTGTGATCATCTCTTGTATCATCCTGGTGGCGATATTCTCAGTGCAGCGTTTTGGTACGCATAGAGTGGCCTTCATTTTCGCTCCAATCTCCACTGCTTGGCTTCTCTCAATCAGCAGCATTGGAGTTTACAACACTATCAAATGGAACCCTCATATAGTCTCCGCGCTTTCGCCTGTTTACATGTACAAGTTCCTCAGAAACACCGGTGTAGAAGGGTGGGTTTCACTTGGAGGCGTTGTTCTTTCAATCACTG GTGTTGAGACTATGTTTGCTGACTTAGGCCACTTCTCTTCTCTATCCATAAAG GTGGCTTTCTCGTTCTTTGTATACCCTTGTTTGATTCTTGCATACATGGGTGAAGCTGCGTTTTTATCTAAACACCATGAAGACATTCAGAGAAGCTTCTACAAGGCAATACCAG AGCCTGTGTTCTGGCCAGTGTTCATCATAGCTACATTTGCAGCTGTGATTGGAAGCCAAGCTGTCATCTCCGCAACGTTCTCAATCATAAGCCAATGCTGTGCGCTTGACTGCTTTCCACGTGTCAAGATCATTCACACTTCAAGCAAAATCCACGGACAGATCTACATCCCTGAAGTTAATTGGATGTTAATGTGTCTTTGCTTGGCTGTCACGGTAGGGTTAAGAGACACTAACATGATCGGTCACGCATACg GACTTGCTGTGACATCTGTGATGCTTGTGACCACATGTTTGATGAGTTTAGTGATGGCAATCGTCTGGAAACAGAAAGCCATCACAGTTCTCGCTTTCTTGCTCTGCTTCGGCTCCGTAGAGCTTCTCTACTTCTCCTCGTGCGTCTACAAGATACCCGAAGGCGGTTGGATCCCTATCCTCCTCTCCTTGACATTCATGTCCGTCATGTACATCTGGAACTACGGAACCACGAAGAAACACGAGTTCGACGTTGAGAACAAGGTGTCGATAGACCGGATCGTCGCCTTAGGACCGAGTATAGGGATGGTGAGAGTGCCCGGGATAGGACTTGTCTACACGAATCTAGTGACCGGAGTCCCCGCTGTCTTCGGACATTTCGTCACCAACCTGCCCGCCTTTCACAGGGTGCTTGTGTTCGTATGCGTTAAGTCAGTTCAGGTTCCATAcgttggagaagaagagaggttTGTGATAAGCAGAGTTGGTCCTAAAGAGTATGGGATGTTTAGGAGTGTGGTTAGGTACGGGTACAGAGATGTACCGAGAGAGATGTATGACTTCGAAAGCCGGTTAGTCTCTGCTATTGTGGAGTTTGTTGAAACCGAACCGGGAACCGAAGAAGGGTGTGATAGCTTGAGGATGAGGAAGGAAGAGACTTTGGAGATAATGGAGGCGAAGGAAGCAGGAGTAGCGTATATACTGGGACAGTCTTACGCGAAGGCGAAGCAGTCTTCTTCCGTGTTGAAGAAGTTAGCGGTTGATGTTGTGTTTGCGTTCATGAGCACCAACTGCAGAGGAACGGATGTTGTGCTTAATGTTCCTCATACTTCTCTGCTTGAAGTTGGAATGGTTTATTACGTCTAA
- the LOC111205435 gene encoding zinc transporter 6, chloroplastic-like produces MASCATGTEAAIRAAACRDGDAAAHLKLISVLVIFLTSVLGISGPVLLARYFQGKPLYDKAVLVIKCFAAGVILSTSLVHVLPEAFESLADCQVSSRHPWKDFPFAGLVTLIGVITALLVDLTASEHMGHGGGGGGGGGGGMEYIPVGGEAVGGLEMKEGKFGADLEIQERKEEEIVKMKQRLVSQVLEIGIIFHSVIIGVTMGMSQNQCTIRPLIAALSFHQIFEGLGLGGCIAQAGFKAGTVVYMCLMFAVTTPLGIVLGMMIFAATGYDDQNPNALIMEGLLGSLSSGILIYMALVDLIALDFFHNKMLTTADESGSKLKKLCFVALVLGSASMSLLALWA; encoded by the exons ATGGCCTCTTGCGCTACCGGAACAGAGGCGGCGATCAGAGCAGCGGCATGTAGAGACGGAGACGCGGCGGCTCATCTAAAGTTGATCTCCGTCCTCGTCATCTTCCTCACAAGTGTTCTCGGAATCTCCGGACCTGTTCTTCTCGCTCGCTACTTCCAAGGAAAGCCTCTCTACGACAAAGCCGTCCTCGTTATAAAATGTTTCGCCGCCGGAGTGATTCTCTCGACGTCGCTAGTCCACGTCTTGCCGGAGGCGTTCGAGTCTCTCGCCGATTGCCAGGTGTCGTCTCGGCATCCGTGGAAAGATTTTCCGTTCGCCGGGTTGGTGACGTTGATCGGAGTGATAACGGCGTTGCTGGTTGATTTAACGGCGAGTGAACATATGGGACacggcggtggtggtggtggtggtggtggaggagggaTGGAGTATATACCAGTGGGTGGTGAGGCGGTTGGGGGTTTGGAAATGAAGGAAGGAAAGTTTGGGGCTGATTTGGAAATACAAGAAAGAAAGGAGGAGGAAATTGTGAAGATGAAACAGAGATTAGTGTCTCAAGTGCTTGAGATAGGGATTATATTTCATTCAGTGATAATTGGCGTGACCATGGGAATGTCACAGAATCAGTGTACCATTAGACCTTTAATCGCTGCTCTTTCGTTTCATCAGATTTTCGAAGGCTTGGGCCTTGGTGGTTGCATCGCTCAG gCGGGGTTTAAGGCAGGGACAGTGGTCTATATGTGCTTGATGTTCGCAGTAACAACTCCTCTCGGGATAGTACTCGGGATGATGATCTTCGCAGCGACAGGTTACGATGACCAGAACCCAAACGCATTGATAATGGAGGGTTTACTAGGATCACTATCCTCAGGGATTCTAATATACATGGCCTTAGTTGACCTAATTGCACTGGACTTCTTCCATAACAAGATGTTGACCACAGCCGATGAATCAGGTTCCAAGCTGAAGAAGCTTTGTTTTGTGGCCTTGGTCTTGGGTTCTGCTTCTATGTCACTTCTTGCTCTCTGGGCTTAA